The Aethina tumida isolate Nest 87 chromosome 6, icAetTumi1.1, whole genome shotgun sequence nucleotide sequence CAAAgctaattctaataattatttggacGTTCTCAACAATGTCATGTTGCCGTCCGTTCGTACGCTTTACCCTGCTGATGAAATggaggtaattaattttgttgacggCAATTGCCCCTTAAATCGAGCTCCTATCGTGAAGAAGTGGTTTGCGGCCCACAAAGATATAAATAGAGTACCATTGCCTCCTAAGTCGCCGGATCTTAACCCAATGGAAAATCTTTGGGGGCTAGTGGGACAAATGTGGGAGAACTACAACGAACGGACGGCTGAGGACCCGTATCAACAGTGCCTCCACATATGGGATGAATTACGGACTCAAAACTGTTGcacaaatattgttaattcgATGAGGGAACGATTAGAAGCTGTAATAGCCGCTGATGGCGGCTacacaaaattttgttaaattatttgttgttgttgtatttattatttgtgtatttttttatttaattaaattttgtatattttaaattttgctttgtatgtTATATGAGATCTAGTAATATGTCTCATATTTCATCTTCTTCTCATTCTACctgagtaatatttttaagcataatatttaaatagtcattgtcaaatattaagataaaataatttaaattacctttAACATAacattagtttaaatatagcACTTTTATACTCTCCTATTTTAGaagacttattaattactgttttaaaattgagataatacaataattaaatgaaataaaacgctaaattatcttaaacatAAGCACAAAGATTAAATGTAGCAATGAAACTATTcagatataatataaaataaaataatatcaaaataacttgataataataaaataaaataaattataatatatatgtcaAATTATGTTAAACACATACAGATAAGTATAAAAGTATCTTTTGATTTTAGAAAACAATCATGTAATAATTCTCGTCTACATCTTATTACATGTTTCTCTTCTGACATTccacaaaacattaattaattgattgctcaaagtatcaaaattttcaacatttcaaaaagacttattattgcttttaattttgtttttaattgttttctgaTTTAACTCATTAtcctaataaattatacattaaaaaataatttagaaatggaaataatagattttaaattaataatttattactaaaaatgatTCTATATACACTCCCTAAAAATCTGTATATAAATAGGAAGCAATAAGCCCAATCTTCACTCCACAGTCCAATTCACATTAACCATGTTTAAGGTAAGTGTAATGaagtaaatagtttattagaCTATTGGAAgacttactttttattttgtattaggtTACAATAATTGTTGGACTCTTGGCGCTGACCCAGGCCAGCCATATTCCCCTCGCTCCTTTAGGATATGACTACCCAGCCGTTCCACTCCAGGCAAGATTGCAACCCGTCGTAGTTCCAGCCACGTCAACCATAATTTCGAAACCACCAGCACACTATGACTACGGATACACCGTAAGCGACCCGTATTCAGGTGACCACAAGAGCGCCTACGAAACTCGTCGTGGAGACGCTGTGGCCGGAAGCTACTCCTTCTTGGACGCCAGCGGTACCAAGCACACCGTAGATTACACAGCCGACGCAGCTCACGGTTTCAACGCCAACGTCCACAAGGAGCCCGCTAAGGTGGTTGTGGCGGCCCCGTCAGTTGTTCGTGCAGTTTCAGCACCTGGGGCACCTATTCGTTGGCAAGATCTTCTCCCATATTTCCCAGGTTAATCATGTTTTTGAACTAATGCTGGTcaagaaataaacatttttttcttctctatTGCTTTGTTATTGTATTACTGGCAGCCGTGTACCTCTAGCTTCTTCTGGAAGATACGTCTATGAGTATCCAGTCATCCCATTCAATTAAAGGCTTGAACATAATGTAATTCCTCTTCATTTGAAACTCCTTTTAATGGGAAGAGGTGAATGAAAGTTATTGGTATCAGAAATTTAGAAGGAAGAAGGCTTAATTGCTGAATTGTGGTTGACAACCACTGTTCATTTTaggaatattttacatttgagGAGCTTTAGgagaaactttagaaaaatttttatttagatattcttCCTTATGGGGCATGTCCTCTTTGCttccaaattttaagtatctattttaaaagcactatgaatattaattcatcaattttaaaaaccaatATGTCTTcaactatatttatttgtctctttataaaggaaaataaataaaaaagtagtcTGAATTGCCTATATTCAAAAGAAGAAACTCTCCTCAAACAAAATTCGTTCTCCATTCACCATTCAGGTGTAAATTGAGATGCCTATAGTAAATCTTCACTCACAAaccatttataaacaataacattGCATATGCAtggaagatttatttatattaacaataaacacaCACGgctaaaacttttaaatccgTTTTTAGTTCATGGCGAActacaaaagttttattaatctctgcgcaaaaaaaaaatgaaataatcacTGTGAGGCCTCCAATAATAACCTTCCTTCGCTTTAATTAACTGCAACtgtgtattaaattatgtttaatagttCATAGTTGCGTTCAATTTTTATGGCTTAATAATTGATGATTTCGTGGGAAATGTTTGCCGTTGTTCTTGTTATTGTTTAAAGAATAGTAAGAAAAGAGATCaggaaaacaattaaaatttcatgagGTAATTCCTGGATAAAAAATGTCTTCAAGTACCTTAACTTCTTTCTAAAAACGTCTCCATTTTAAAGGATCTCTAAATTTCTCACACCAATAACTTCCATTCGTCTCCCTCCATCAAAAGGAGTTTCAAATGAGGATCAACGACAAGTTGCCACACATGTGCGTCCAAGATGTTCAAGCCTTTAATTGAATGGATACTCATAAACGTATCTTCCAGAAGGAGCTAGAGGTTCACGGCTGCCAGTAATACAATAACAAagcaataaagaagaaaaaaatgtttattttttgaccaGCATTAGTTCAAAAACACGATTAACCTGGGAAATATGGGAGAAGATCTTGCCAACGAATAGGTGCCCCAGGTGCTGAAACTGCACGAACAACCGACGGGGCCGCCACAACCACCTTAGCGGGCTCCTTGTGGACGTTGGCGTTGAAACCGTGAGCTGCGTCGGCTGTGTAATCTACGGTGTGCTTGGTACCGCTGGCGTCCAAGAAGGAGTAGCTTCCGGCCACAGCGTCTCCACGACGAGTTTCGTAGGCACTCTTGTGGTCACCTGAATACGGATCGCTTACGGTGTATCCGTAGTCATAGTGGGCTGGTGGTTTCGAAATTATGGTTGATGTGGCTGGAACTACGACAGGTTGCAGCCTTGTCTGGAGTGGAACGGCTGGATAGTCATATCCTAAAGGAGCGAGGGGAATATGACTGGCCTGGGTCAACGCCAAGAGTCCAACAATTATTGTAacctaatacaaaataaaaaataagtcttctaattgtttaataaactatttagttCAGTACACTTACCTTAAACATGGTTAATGTGTATTGGACTGTGAAGTGAAGATTGGGCTTATTGTTTcctatttatatacatatttttgggGAGTGTATATAGAatcattttttagtaataaattattaatttaaaatctattatttccatttctattaattatcttttaatgtacaatttattgggataatgatttaaatcagaaaacaattaaaaacaagattaaaaacaataagtcTTTTTGATATCTTGAAAATTTTGCTACTTTGAGcagtcaattaattaatgttttgtggAACGCCAGAAGAGAAACATTTAATAAGATACAGAcgtgaattattatatatttgtgttctaaaattaaaaaggtacTTTTATACTACATTTATACTTACATATCTGTatgtatttaacataatttgacatgtgtgttatattttattttatttaatttttgaattgtctatttttaaataacatttaatatgtcTTCTAAAAGATAAAGGAGctacatttcaattttgtatttaagataattttacatattttaaatatatacatttttattaactatttactatgtaatttttgtgattttaattaaccatGAGTTGaaatacaacaataatataggctataaaaaatcttacaGACATATTCAAATAGAATCTTCCTTCAACCACGTTTGAATACATCAaacgatt carries:
- the LOC109601903 gene encoding larval cuticle protein A3A-like — its product is MFKVTIIVGLLALTQASHIPLAPLGYDYPAVPLQARLQPVVVPATSTIISKPPAHYDYGYTVSDPYSGDHKSAYETRRGDAVAGSYSFLDASGTKHTVDYTADAAHGFNANVHKEPAKVVVAAPSVVRAVSAPGAPIRWQDLLPYFPG
- the LOC109605711 gene encoding larval cuticle protein A3A-like; translation: MFKVTIIVGLLALTQASHIPLAPLGYDYPAVPLQTRLQPVVVPATSTIISKPPAHYDYGYTVSDPYSGDHKSAYETRRGDAVAGSYSFLDASGTKHTVDYTADAAHGFNANVHKEPAKVVVAAPSVVRAVSAPGAPIRWQDLLPYFPG